One window of Mucilaginibacter inviolabilis genomic DNA carries:
- a CDS encoding GDSL-type esterase/lipase family protein, translating to MLKYKILLLIILTRPIFCSAQTDKITWAEFYAPFQNSGNEVLGQKNNYPYVRFVTNAGNVVIRLTYQSIPNIDIKGEKSKCMLYGLNDDGKWIEFEGIQSSGDTVITQSFQGISLDSHIPARNFEYRLFLPEGKMPSLIAMGIPAQSHIELMLPQPEKQIVIYKQVSKDKQSIPGTDWSARLERALDRPAMVLDRSSDWERFLRNGLKSETKAVFWELYAHGNATDEANKIIKETRQIQRAGIPVFIFPSGDTPVGSQGILKVVARRIANIKGIYLLASPTTDNWIAFNTNVRSVFQEPDGEISTTKAVIQSRDRNYNWRQRHADELALSKEKAPKNIIFANSIIHYWGGLPQSIIARGQDSWNAYLQPLGVQNMGFGWDRIENVLWRIYHDELDGFKADHILLMIGTNNLQVNTNDEIIQGLRQLIVAVGVRQPNSKVLISGILPRRNMEDRIALLNQSIEKLAEEKKITFINPGTALLNNSGKIREELFGDGLHPNAVGYGMLAPAIAKAFSEH from the coding sequence ATGCTGAAATATAAAATATTACTCCTCATTATTTTAACGAGGCCAATTTTCTGTTCTGCCCAAACCGATAAAATCACTTGGGCCGAATTTTATGCGCCATTTCAGAATTCTGGCAATGAGGTATTAGGGCAAAAAAATAATTATCCTTATGTGCGGTTTGTTACTAATGCTGGCAACGTTGTTATTCGTTTAACTTATCAGTCGATACCAAATATTGATATAAAAGGGGAGAAGAGCAAATGCATGCTTTATGGTTTGAATGACGATGGTAAATGGATTGAATTTGAGGGAATCCAATCATCGGGCGATACAGTTATTACACAGTCATTTCAGGGGATTTCACTAGATAGCCACATTCCGGCCAGGAATTTTGAATATCGCTTATTTCTGCCAGAGGGAAAGATGCCGTCTCTTATTGCTATGGGCATTCCGGCACAAAGCCATATCGAGTTAATGCTTCCTCAACCCGAAAAGCAAATTGTTATTTATAAACAGGTTTCAAAAGACAAGCAGAGTATACCAGGAACAGATTGGTCGGCCCGATTAGAAAGAGCATTAGACCGGCCTGCCATGGTTTTAGATCGGAGTAGCGATTGGGAAAGGTTTTTACGTAACGGATTAAAGTCGGAAACAAAAGCTGTTTTTTGGGAGCTTTATGCTCACGGGAATGCTACTGATGAAGCAAATAAAATTATAAAAGAGACCCGTCAAATACAACGGGCAGGAATACCTGTCTTTATTTTTCCAAGTGGGGATACGCCGGTCGGGAGTCAGGGTATATTAAAAGTAGTTGCCCGAAGGATAGCTAATATAAAAGGCATATATCTGTTAGCGAGTCCAACAACAGATAATTGGATCGCTTTCAATACAAACGTACGTTCTGTTTTTCAAGAACCAGATGGCGAAATTTCTACAACGAAGGCCGTAATTCAAAGCCGTGATAGAAATTATAACTGGCGGCAACGCCATGCCGACGAGCTGGCTTTGAGCAAAGAAAAAGCACCAAAAAATATCATATTTGCCAACTCCATCATTCATTACTGGGGCGGTTTGCCACAATCAATCATTGCCCGCGGGCAGGATTCATGGAATGCCTATCTCCAGCCATTAGGTGTTCAGAATATGGGATTTGGCTGGGATAGGATTGAAAATGTGCTTTGGCGAATTTACCATGATGAACTGGATGGTTTTAAAGCAGATCATATTCTGCTCATGATCGGTACTAATAATCTGCAAGTGAACACCAACGACGAAATTATTCAGGGCCTTCGGCAGCTGATTGTTGCTGTTGGGGTACGGCAGCCAAATAGCAAGGTATTAATTTCCGGAATTTTGCCACGACGGAATATGGAAGATAGGATCGCACTGCTCAATCAATCCATCGAAAAGTTAGCCGAAGAAAAGAAGATAACATTTATCAACCCCGGAACCGCTTTGCTCAATAACTCAGGCAAGATCAGAGAGGAATTATTTGGTGATGGTTTGCATCCTAATGCGGTTGGTTATGGTATGCTTGCCCCGGCCATTGCAAAAGCTTTTAGTGAACATTGA